From one Dyella sp. 2HG41-7 genomic stretch:
- the rlmE gene encoding 23S rRNA (uridine(2552)-2'-O)-methyltransferase RlmE gives MPRSKSSSRWLREHFDDVYVKKAQAEGLRSRAVFKLEELIERDHLLKPGMRVVDLGAAPGGWSQLVRQRLGDSGTVVALDILPMQGIAGVDFLQGDFREETVLRMLESRLDGQKLDLVLSDMAPNMSGVALADQIRAMDLAELALDFSRHWLKPGGAFLIKLFQGTGFDDYLRTLRAEFSRVSMRKPKASRARSREVYALATGFKPAGRQTGENRA, from the coding sequence ATGCCTCGCAGCAAAAGCAGTTCCCGCTGGCTTCGGGAGCATTTCGACGACGTCTACGTCAAGAAGGCCCAGGCCGAGGGCCTGCGCTCGCGCGCCGTCTTCAAGCTGGAAGAGCTGATCGAGCGCGATCATTTGCTCAAGCCCGGCATGCGCGTGGTCGATCTGGGCGCTGCGCCCGGCGGATGGTCGCAGCTTGTACGGCAGCGTCTGGGCGATAGTGGTACCGTGGTGGCGCTGGACATTCTTCCCATGCAAGGTATTGCCGGGGTGGACTTTTTGCAGGGCGATTTCCGTGAAGAAACCGTTTTGCGGATGCTGGAATCGCGCCTCGATGGTCAAAAGCTCGATCTTGTCCTGTCGGACATGGCCCCCAATATGAGTGGTGTGGCACTGGCCGACCAAATCCGGGCTATGGATTTGGCGGAGCTGGCGCTTGATTTCAGCAGACACTGGCTCAAACCGGGCGGAGCGTTTCTAATCAAGCTGTTCCAGGGAACGGGCTTCGATGATTACCTACGCACCTTGCGCGCGGAGTTTTCGCGGGTAAGTATGCGTAAACCTAAGGCCTCACGCGCGCGTTCGCGGGAGGTATATGCGCTGGCTACCGGGTTCAAACCGGCGGGCCGGCAAACTGGCGAGAACCGCGCATGA
- the yhbY gene encoding ribosome assembly RNA-binding protein YhbY, which translates to MAISPSQRRYLRSLAHDLSPVILLGAKGATEAVVKELDLALSHHELVKVKLSGGDKDERDEQIQILIDGTAAESVQQIGHIVVLFRRNEDDPRLALPR; encoded by the coding sequence ATGGCCATCTCCCCATCGCAGCGGCGCTATCTGCGCAGCCTTGCCCACGACCTGTCCCCGGTGATCTTGCTGGGCGCCAAGGGCGCGACGGAGGCGGTGGTGAAAGAACTAGACCTCGCGCTGTCGCATCACGAGTTGGTGAAGGTGAAACTGTCCGGCGGCGACAAAGACGAGCGCGACGAGCAGATCCAGATCCTGATCGATGGCACTGCTGCGGAAAGCGTGCAGCAAATCGGCCACATCGTGGTGCTGTTCCGGCGCAACGAAGACGATCCGCGGCTCGCCCTGCCGCGCTGA
- a CDS encoding Mth938-like domain-containing protein: MDLSLDRPGDYLFVRRVAPHAITVVDRELNTSFLLSPERVVEQWPVSSALALTDRNVDAVLELNPEVVLLGTGTRQQFPPAAFMAGFLKRGIGIEVMDNAAAARTYDLLAGEGRRVVAAFILPSGNAS; the protein is encoded by the coding sequence ATGGATCTCTCGCTAGACCGTCCTGGCGACTATTTATTCGTACGTCGCGTCGCTCCCCACGCCATTACCGTTGTCGACCGCGAACTGAACACAAGTTTTCTGCTGTCGCCCGAGCGCGTCGTGGAGCAATGGCCTGTCAGCAGCGCGCTTGCGCTTACCGACCGCAATGTCGACGCGGTGCTTGAGCTCAATCCGGAAGTGGTGCTACTTGGCACCGGCACGCGTCAGCAATTTCCGCCGGCCGCGTTTATGGCGGGCTTTCTGAAGCGTGGGATCGGCATCGAAGTGATGGACAACGCGGCCGCCGCGCGCACTTACGATTTACTTGCGGGCGAAGGAAGGCGCGTTGTCGCCGCCTTCATTCTTCCATCCGGCAACGCAAGTTGA
- a CDS encoding peptidoglycan DD-metalloendopeptidase family protein, translating into MKTPNDPVMLARMNGLMRWSAAAAITLIMTGCSTVVVQPTPTANTSGGALRPVPSAAQLAGTYTVVKGDTLYSIAFRNGADFRDVARLNGIASPYTIWPGQVLKLPGHGAEPVHAAPPVVAKAPPSPPATSAPVFKSADTTPTPNKVPSPPSPAHASSAAPIATVTPVAPANPTPAVAATPVAAGGSTRTAGGVKWRWPASGSLAGRFQANAAIPGIDIEGKEGQPVVAAADGVVVYSGNGLVGYGELIIIKHNDSLLSAYGHNRKRLVTEGQQVKAGQQIAEMGSGSGSRDELQFQIRKDGSPVDPLDYLPSR; encoded by the coding sequence ATGAAAACTCCCAACGACCCCGTTATGCTGGCGCGTATGAATGGATTGATGCGCTGGTCCGCCGCTGCCGCAATAACATTGATCATGACCGGTTGCAGCACGGTCGTGGTTCAACCGACGCCGACTGCTAACACGTCGGGCGGTGCGCTGCGTCCTGTGCCATCGGCCGCGCAACTCGCCGGCACGTATACGGTGGTCAAGGGCGACACGCTTTATTCCATCGCATTTCGCAACGGCGCGGATTTTCGCGATGTGGCTCGATTGAACGGCATCGCGTCGCCGTACACGATTTGGCCCGGTCAGGTTTTGAAACTCCCGGGGCATGGCGCAGAGCCCGTTCATGCCGCGCCGCCGGTCGTGGCGAAGGCTCCGCCGTCGCCGCCCGCCACATCCGCGCCAGTTTTCAAATCGGCCGATACGACACCGACTCCGAATAAGGTGCCATCGCCGCCTTCGCCTGCGCATGCAAGTTCTGCGGCGCCAATTGCGACGGTCACGCCCGTTGCACCGGCAAACCCGACACCTGCGGTCGCCGCGACACCGGTTGCCGCTGGCGGCAGTACCCGGACGGCGGGCGGCGTGAAATGGCGTTGGCCGGCATCCGGTTCATTGGCTGGCCGCTTCCAAGCCAATGCTGCGATACCGGGTATCGATATCGAGGGCAAAGAGGGTCAACCGGTGGTCGCCGCGGCGGATGGCGTGGTCGTGTACAGCGGTAACGGTTTGGTGGGCTACGGCGAGTTGATCATCATCAAGCACAACGACAGCCTGCTTTCCGCGTATGGCCACAACCGCAAGCGCTTGGTCACCGAGGGGCAGCAGGTGAAGGCCGGGCAGCAAATTGCTGAAATGGGTTCCGGCAGCGGCTCGCGCGATGAGCTGCAGTTCCAGATTCGCAAAGACGGCAGTCCTGTCGATCCGCTCGACTATTTGCCGTCGCGTTGA
- a CDS encoding VTT domain-containing protein, whose product MQLFGKLYARVLVWARDRRAVYYLCGLSFVEAFIFPIMPEVMLAPMMLGKRHKAFFFANISLLFSLLGSLVGYSLGHWAFHALTPALQSLHLYDSIERGVESLRAQMNQHWLEMMLVLILAALQPVVPMKFVTWASGIVGVPVIPFLICMLLGRGKRVWLLALLIRLFGERAERILHKHIEWIGWAALVALAALAGWWWIKH is encoded by the coding sequence ATGCAGCTTTTCGGAAAGCTTTATGCGCGCGTTTTGGTTTGGGCGCGCGACCGCAGAGCGGTCTATTACTTGTGCGGCCTGAGTTTCGTGGAGGCCTTCATCTTTCCGATCATGCCGGAAGTGATGTTGGCGCCGATGATGCTGGGCAAACGGCACAAGGCGTTTTTCTTCGCCAATATCAGCCTGCTTTTTTCGTTGCTCGGTTCGCTGGTTGGTTATTCGCTGGGGCACTGGGCCTTCCACGCATTGACGCCTGCGCTGCAATCCTTGCATCTGTACGATTCGATCGAACGCGGCGTGGAAAGTTTGCGCGCGCAAATGAATCAGCATTGGCTGGAAATGATGCTGGTGCTGATCCTGGCGGCGCTGCAGCCGGTCGTTCCGATGAAGTTCGTCACTTGGGCGTCGGGCATTGTCGGCGTGCCCGTTATTCCGTTTTTGATCTGCATGCTGCTCGGACGCGGCAAGCGCGTTTGGTTGTTGGCGTTGTTGATTCGCTTGTTCGGCGAACGCGCAGAGCGAATTCTGCACAAGCATATCGAGTGGATCGGTTGGGCGGCCCTGGTGGCGTTGGCGGCGCTTGCCGGGTGGTGGTGGATCAAGCATTAA
- a CDS encoding protein-L-isoaspartate(D-aspartate) O-methyltransferase: protein MTSQRARDRLISKLKEEGIRNQRVLDVMRNLPRHHFIDQALHSRAYENTALPIGHGQTISQPWVVARMTEALLELFDAKSGRPQKVLEIGTGSGYQAVVLAQLVPQLYTVERIEELLRQARRRFRQLGIENIRSRHDDGKLGWAAEAPFDAIILTAAGDAIPSQILDQLSPDGVLVAPVGSPSSQTLIRMRGDGHGDFVQEELAAVSFVPLLGGIG from the coding sequence ATGACCTCGCAACGCGCACGCGATCGGCTTATTTCGAAATTGAAAGAAGAGGGCATTCGCAATCAGCGCGTGCTCGATGTGATGCGCAATCTGCCGCGCCATCACTTCATCGATCAGGCGCTGCATTCGCGCGCTTACGAAAACACGGCGCTGCCGATTGGCCACGGCCAGACCATCTCGCAACCGTGGGTCGTCGCACGCATGACCGAAGCGTTGTTGGAGTTGTTCGACGCAAAATCGGGACGTCCGCAGAAGGTGTTGGAGATCGGCACCGGTTCCGGTTACCAGGCCGTCGTGCTCGCGCAACTGGTGCCGCAGTTGTATACGGTCGAGCGTATTGAAGAATTGTTGCGCCAGGCGCGGCGGCGTTTCCGTCAGCTTGGTATCGAAAACATTCGTTCGCGCCACGACGACGGCAAACTCGGTTGGGCGGCTGAGGCGCCGTTCGATGCGATCATTCTCACCGCGGCGGGCGATGCGATTCCCAGCCAGATTCTCGACCAATTGAGCCCCGATGGCGTACTTGTCGCGCCGGTCGGTTCTCCCAGCAGCCAAACCTTGATCCGCATGCGCGGCGACGGCCACGGCGATTTTGTGCAGGAAGAATTGGCGGCGGTGAGTTTTGTTCCCTTATTAGGCGGTATCGGCTGA
- the surE gene encoding 5'/3'-nucleotidase SurE has protein sequence MRVLVSNDDGVDAPGIRMLAERLGAVGQVTVVAPDRDRSGASNSLTLDAPIRATRMDNGYYRVVGTPTDCVHLALAGMLDEEPDIVVSGINNSANLGDDVIYSGTVSAAMEGRFLGLPAIAVSLVSKDHKGEHYESAANAVLLLMERLLIDPLPADTILNVNVPDRPWKDIHGFETTRLGRRHRSAPCIKQTDPRGKTIWWIGPAGEVDDAGPGTDFHAVQRGYISVTPIHVDLTRFQALEKVGSWVSALSKGMNNEANGEAA, from the coding sequence ATGCGAGTTTTGGTAAGCAACGACGATGGTGTGGATGCGCCGGGCATCCGCATGCTCGCCGAGCGTCTCGGCGCGGTGGGCCAGGTAACGGTGGTGGCGCCGGATCGGGACCGTTCCGGCGCGAGCAACTCGCTCACGCTCGACGCGCCGATACGCGCCACGCGCATGGACAACGGTTATTACCGTGTGGTCGGCACGCCGACCGATTGCGTGCATCTGGCGCTGGCCGGCATGCTCGACGAAGAGCCCGACATCGTGGTGTCCGGCATCAACAATTCCGCCAATCTCGGCGACGACGTGATTTATTCCGGCACCGTTTCCGCTGCGATGGAGGGGCGCTTTCTCGGTTTGCCTGCTATCGCGGTGTCCCTGGTCAGCAAGGATCACAAGGGCGAGCATTACGAATCCGCCGCAAACGCCGTGTTGCTGTTGATGGAACGTCTGCTGATCGATCCGTTGCCGGCCGACACCATTCTCAACGTCAACGTGCCGGATCGCCCGTGGAAAGATATCCACGGGTTCGAAACCACGCGCTTGGGCCGGCGTCATCGTTCCGCGCCGTGCATCAAACAGACCGATCCGCGCGGCAAAACCATTTGGTGGATCGGTCCGGCCGGCGAAGTGGATGATGCCGGCCCCGGCACCGATTTCCACGCCGTCCAGCGCGGCTACATTTCCGTGACGCCCATTCACGTGGATCTCACCCGATTCCAGGCGTTGGAAAAAGTCGGCAGCTGGGTGAGCGCGTTGTCCAAGGGCATGAATAACGAAGCGAACGGTGAGGCAGCGTGA
- a CDS encoding Smr/MutS family protein, with product MKRRPPATVNDEDSRLFRDAIGEIRRLDPVAPPPATPKPEPHPHMLEADEAAVPGELMNMAFDPGLIEVGEELSYLRDGYPPKLLRQLKRGQYSVQDDIDLHQMNAAAAQATIADFLAQAAERGLHCVRIVHGKGLRSKAAGPVLKMLTDRLLRRRDDVIAFASARPMQGGTGAVVVLLKG from the coding sequence ATGAAACGCCGTCCGCCCGCCACCGTGAATGACGAGGACAGCCGCCTGTTTCGCGACGCGATCGGCGAGATCCGTCGGCTCGACCCGGTAGCGCCGCCACCCGCGACCCCAAAGCCGGAACCGCACCCGCACATGCTGGAGGCGGACGAGGCCGCCGTGCCGGGTGAGTTGATGAATATGGCCTTCGACCCGGGTTTGATAGAAGTCGGCGAGGAACTCAGCTACTTGCGCGACGGCTATCCGCCAAAGCTGCTGCGCCAGCTCAAACGCGGCCAATACAGCGTGCAGGACGATATCGATCTGCATCAGATGAACGCCGCTGCGGCGCAAGCGACGATTGCCGATTTTCTTGCGCAAGCCGCGGAGCGTGGATTGCACTGTGTACGTATCGTGCACGGCAAAGGCTTGCGCTCGAAAGCGGCGGGACCGGTGTTGAAAATGCTGACGGATCGTCTGCTTCGTCGTCGCGATGACGTGATTGCTTTTGCGTCGGCGCGGCCCATGCAAGGGGGCACCGGTGCGGTGGTCGTGTTATTGAAAGGCTAA
- the truD gene encoding tRNA pseudouridine(13) synthase TruD, with product MTTTETELPRAYGTPPLAAVLRQSPEDFRVEEILGYEADGEGEHALLWVEKRDANTDWVARELARFASTSPMNVGYAGLKDRHAVTRQAFTVQLPGKADPDWSAFPHDGVKVLSSARHKRKLKRGALRGNRFVLVLRDVQGDRAQAEHVLQAISKRGVPNYFGEQRFGREGGNVAQARAMFAGRRVDRDKRSILLSAARSQIFNTVLAARVERDAWDKPLEGDIWSLAGSRSWFGPEPFDDVLAARLAQGDIHPSGPLWGQGDPPTAAAAADLERSIAALNADLADGLAAARMDQERRPLRLMPNDLRWRWIDNEALELSFELPAGAYATVVARELIA from the coding sequence ATGACAACGACGGAAACCGAGTTGCCTCGCGCCTACGGAACTCCGCCGTTGGCGGCGGTGTTGCGCCAATCGCCCGAAGATTTTCGCGTGGAAGAAATCCTCGGCTACGAAGCCGATGGCGAAGGCGAGCACGCGTTGCTGTGGGTGGAAAAACGCGACGCAAACACCGATTGGGTCGCGCGCGAGCTGGCGCGTTTCGCCAGTACATCGCCCATGAATGTCGGTTACGCCGGTCTGAAGGATCGTCATGCCGTCACGCGCCAGGCGTTTACCGTGCAATTGCCGGGTAAAGCCGATCCCGATTGGAGCGCGTTTCCGCACGATGGCGTCAAGGTGCTGAGCAGCGCGCGCCACAAACGCAAGCTCAAGCGCGGCGCATTGCGCGGCAATCGCTTCGTGTTGGTGTTGCGCGACGTGCAGGGCGATCGCGCGCAGGCGGAACACGTTCTGCAGGCTATCTCCAAGCGCGGCGTGCCCAACTATTTCGGCGAGCAACGTTTCGGTCGCGAAGGCGGCAACGTAGCGCAAGCGCGCGCGATGTTCGCGGGACGTCGCGTCGATCGCGACAAACGTTCGATTCTGCTTTCTGCCGCGCGCTCGCAAATTTTCAACACCGTGTTGGCCGCGCGTGTCGAACGCGACGCATGGGACAAACCGCTGGAAGGCGATATCTGGTCGTTGGCCGGTTCGCGTTCGTGGTTCGGCCCCGAGCCGTTCGACGATGTGCTGGCCGCGCGATTGGCGCAGGGCGATATCCATCCATCCGGTCCGTTGTGGGGGCAGGGCGATCCGCCCACGGCTGCTGCGGCTGCGGATTTGGAACGGAGCATTGCCGCGTTAAATGCCGATCTCGCCGACGGTCTCGCAGCCGCAAGGATGGACCAGGAACGCCGCCCATTGCGACTGATGCCAAACGATTTGCGTTGGCGTTGGATCGATAACGAAGCGCTGGAATTGAGCTTCGAACTGCCAGCCGGCGCCTATGCCACGGTCGTTGCGCGCGAGTTGATCGCTTAG
- the ftsB gene encoding cell division protein FtsB, which translates to MLRWIALILLLALIGLQFELWSNHGGMSEVTSLRTAVKKQSDENDKLTQRNQALAADVRDLKHGEQAVEARARGELGLIKPGETFYQVVEQPANAASAAAPAASSSSSDSR; encoded by the coding sequence ATGTTGCGTTGGATCGCCTTGATCCTGCTGCTTGCATTGATTGGACTGCAGTTTGAGCTGTGGTCCAATCATGGCGGCATGTCCGAGGTTACGAGTTTGCGCACTGCGGTGAAAAAGCAGAGCGACGAAAACGACAAACTCACCCAACGCAACCAGGCGCTCGCGGCCGACGTTCGCGATCTCAAGCACGGCGAACAAGCCGTCGAGGCGCGAGCGCGCGGCGAGCTGGGTTTGATCAAGCCCGGCGAAACGTTCTATCAAGTCGTCGAACAACCGGCTAACGCCGCCAGTGCAGCAGCGCCGGCGGCATCCAGTTCCAGCAGCGATAGTCGTTAA
- the eno gene encoding phosphopyruvate hydratase, which yields MSTQITRIHAREILDSRGNPTLEAEVTLASGALGRAAVPSGASTGTREAVELRDGDKSRYLGKGVTKAVGNVNGEIAKALNGYDAVDQKGLDKKLIYLDGTPNKGRLGANALLGVSMAAAHAVAASRHEPLWKYLSNGKPGALPVPMMNIINGGAHADNNVDVQEFMVLPVGMPTFAEALRAGTEIFHALKSVLKGKGLNTAVGDEGGFAPNLRSNIEALDTILEAVNKTGYKIGSEILLGLDVASSEFFKEGKYDLEGEGKVYTPAQFVDLLASWAQQYPIVTIEDGMAEGDWDGWKLLTDKIGNKVQLVGDDLFVTNPAIFREGIEKKIANAILIKVNQIGTLSETLEAIAMADAAKYAAIVSHRSGETEDTTISDIAVATTATQIKTGSLCRTDRVAKYNQLLRIEEALGANARYAGRNAFPNLTHLPG from the coding sequence ATGAGCACCCAAATCACCCGCATCCATGCCCGCGAAATTCTCGATTCCCGTGGTAACCCGACGCTCGAAGCCGAAGTCACGCTAGCCAGCGGCGCTTTAGGTCGTGCAGCGGTACCCAGCGGCGCGTCGACCGGCACACGCGAGGCGGTGGAGCTGCGTGATGGCGACAAGTCGCGCTATTTGGGTAAGGGCGTGACCAAGGCCGTAGGCAACGTCAACGGCGAAATCGCCAAAGCACTGAACGGCTACGATGCCGTCGATCAGAAAGGTCTCGACAAAAAGTTGATCTACCTCGACGGCACGCCGAACAAGGGTCGCCTCGGCGCGAACGCGCTGCTCGGCGTTTCCATGGCCGCCGCGCATGCCGTGGCGGCGTCGCGTCACGAACCGCTGTGGAAATATCTTTCCAACGGCAAGCCGGGCGCGTTGCCGGTTCCGATGATGAACATCATCAACGGCGGCGCGCACGCCGACAACAACGTCGATGTGCAGGAATTCATGGTGCTGCCCGTGGGTATGCCCACTTTCGCCGAAGCGCTGCGCGCAGGCACGGAAATTTTTCATGCTTTGAAGAGCGTGCTGAAGGGCAAGGGCCTTAACACGGCGGTTGGCGACGAAGGCGGTTTTGCGCCGAATCTGCGCTCCAACATCGAAGCGCTGGACACCATTCTCGAAGCGGTGAACAAAACCGGCTACAAGATTGGTAGCGAAATTCTGCTTGGCCTTGACGTCGCGAGCTCCGAATTTTTCAAAGAAGGCAAGTACGATCTCGAAGGCGAAGGCAAGGTTTACACGCCGGCGCAATTCGTCGATCTGCTGGCGAGCTGGGCGCAGCAATATCCGATCGTCACCATCGAAGACGGCATGGCCGAAGGCGATTGGGACGGCTGGAAGCTGCTTACCGACAAGATCGGCAACAAGGTGCAGCTGGTGGGCGACGATTTGTTCGTCACCAATCCGGCGATCTTCCGCGAAGGCATCGAAAAGAAAATCGCCAACGCGATCCTGATCAAGGTGAACCAGATCGGCACGTTGTCGGAAACGCTGGAAGCCATCGCCATGGCCGATGCCGCCAAGTACGCCGCGATCGTCTCGCACCGTTCGGGCGAAACCGAAGACACCACGATCTCCGATATCGCCGTCGCTACCACGGCGACGCAGATCAAGACCGGTTCGCTGTGCCGCACCGACCGCGTGGCGAAGTACAACCAGCTGCTGCGCATTGAAGAAGCGCTCGGCGCGAACGCCCGCTATGCTGGTCGCAACGCGTTTCCGAATCTGACCCATCTGCCCGGCTGA
- the kdsA gene encoding 3-deoxy-8-phosphooctulonate synthase, translated as MRLCGFEVGLDQPFFLIAGPCVVESEQLQLDTAGTLKEITGKLGINFIFKSSFDKANRSSGGSFRGPGLEEGLRILGEVKRQIGVPVLTDVHEYTPMHEVAAVVDVLQTPAFLCRQTDFIQNVARAGKPVNIKKGQFLAPWDMKNVVDKAKAVGNNDILVCERGASFGYNNLVSDMRSLSAMRDTNCPVVFDATHSVQLPGGQGTSSGGQREFVPVLARAAVAVGIAGLFAETHPDPSKALSDGPNAWPLGKMEALLHTLLELDTVTKRHGFLEQTL; from the coding sequence ATGAGGCTGTGCGGTTTCGAGGTCGGTCTGGATCAACCGTTTTTTCTGATCGCCGGTCCTTGTGTGGTGGAATCCGAACAACTTCAGCTCGATACCGCCGGCACGTTGAAAGAAATCACCGGCAAGCTCGGCATCAATTTCATCTTCAAATCCAGCTTCGACAAAGCCAACCGTTCCTCCGGCGGCAGCTTTCGCGGCCCGGGCCTGGAAGAAGGGCTGCGCATTTTGGGTGAAGTGAAACGCCAGATCGGCGTGCCGGTGCTCACCGACGTGCACGAATACACGCCGATGCATGAAGTCGCTGCGGTGGTGGATGTGCTGCAGACGCCGGCGTTTCTGTGCCGCCAGACCGATTTCATCCAGAACGTGGCGCGCGCCGGCAAGCCGGTGAATATCAAGAAGGGCCAGTTCCTCGCGCCGTGGGATATGAAAAACGTCGTCGACAAGGCCAAGGCCGTCGGCAACAACGACATCCTGGTATGCGAACGCGGCGCCAGCTTCGGTTACAACAATCTCGTGTCGGATATGCGTTCGCTAAGCGCGATGCGCGATACGAATTGCCCGGTCGTGTTCGACGCCACGCATTCGGTGCAATTGCCGGGCGGGCAGGGCACGAGCTCCGGCGGTCAGCGCGAATTCGTTCCGGTGCTCGCGCGTGCGGCGGTGGCAGTCGGCATTGCCGGTCTGTTCGCCGAAACGCATCCCGATCCGAGCAAGGCGCTCAGCGATGGGCCGAACGCATGGCCGCTCGGCAAGATGGAAGCGTTGCTGCACACCTTGCTGGAGCTGGACACCGTCACCAAGCGTCACGGTTTCCTCGAACAGACTCTCTGA